The sequence below is a genomic window from Massilia oculi.
GCGCTGGGTCAGCATCGCGATGCAGCCGGCGCCGACGCCGGCCAGGATGCCGATGCCGTACACGCCGATCAGCGGCGCGTAGCCGGCCAGTGGCGCCAGGTCGTGGGCATAGCCCGACGAGGCCCAGGGGAATCCCGTGAACACCCAGCCGCGCAGCCATTCGGTTACGCCCCATAATGTGGGCAGCACCAGCAGCAGGAAGGCGGCCACCGGCAGCGACCAGCGCTTGCGCAACCAGCTCGCCACGCCGGCCGTGAGGGCGCCGAACAGGCCCATGTACAGGCACAACAGGACCAGGCCCGCCGCCGCCAGCGCGGCCGGCAGGTGGGCAAAGCGGGTGCCGAACACGTACAGCCAGTGCACGCCGGCCAGTGTCCAGCCGAAGCCGAAGGCCCAGCCGATCAGGGTCGCGCGCTTGACCGAACTGCCCATGCCGACCTGGTAGAAGAACCAGGCCAGCGACAGCAACTGCAGCGGCCACCAGCCAAAGGGCTGGAACGACAGGATGGAAGAACCGCCGGCCAGCGCGGCGGTAACGAGCAGCAGCACCGACGGGCGGGTGCCGCGCAGCGCCGGGTCAGGCGGCGCCGTCGTGGTCTGGGTCCGGCGGCGCAGCATCAATCGCGTTCGTCTTCGACCGATGGGAGCTGTTCGACCAGCAGGACGTGGATCTGGCGCGCGTCGGCGCGCAGGATTTCGAAGCGCAGGCCATGCAGGTCGACCACTTCGCCCTTGTGCGGCATATGCCCCAGGTGGCTGGCGATCAGGCCGCCGATGGTATCGACTTCGTCGTCCGGCAGCTCGGTGCCGAGTTCCTCGTTGAATTGCTCGATCTCGGTCAGCGCCTTGATGCGCCAGCGCGGGCCGTGCTGGCCTTCGCGGATCGAGATGATGTTGTCTTCTTCTTCATCGAAGTCGTATTCGTCCTCGATGTCGCCGACGATCTGCTCGAGCACGTCCTCGATCGTGATCAGGCCGGCCACGCCGGAATACTCGTCGACCACGATGGCCATGTGGTTGTGGTTGGCGCGGAAGTCGCGCAGCAGCACGTTGAGGCGCTTCGATTCGGGAATGAACACCGCCGGGCGCAATTTTGTGCGCACATCAAAAGATTCTTCAGCGTAATAACGCAACAAATCCTTGGCCAGCAGGATGCCGACCACCTTGTCGCGCTCGCCTTCGATGGCGGGGAAGCGCGAGTGGGCGGTTTCGAGCACGTAGGGCATCCATTCCTCGATCGGTTTCGTGATGTCGATCACGTCCATTTGGGAACGGGGAACCATGATGTCGCGCGCCGACAGGTCGGAAACCTGGAACACGCCCTCGATCATCGACAGCGCATCGGCGTCGAGGAGGTTGCGTTCGTGGGCATCGTGCAGCACTTCGAGGAGCTCTGCGCGATTTTCGGGCTCGGGGGAGATGAAGGCGGTCAGCCGTTCAAGCAGTGACCTGTGGGGTTTGGCGTCCGGTCGGACGTCACTGGGATACTCGGGCATAGTTGGCGGGAAGCCGTTGTTGCAATGGGGGGTAGGATACACCAAAAGGTGGCGCACCCGATATTTACAGGGGTGCGCACCCGGCTGCTTGCGTCAATCGGCGTAGGGATCCGGATAGCCCAGCACCTCCATGATGTCGCGCTCGAACTGCTCCATTTCTTCGGCATCGTCATCGTTTTCGTGGTCCCAGCCCTGGGCGTGCAGCACGCCGTGCACGACCAGGTGGGCCGCGTGTTCCTCGACCGTTTTCTTTTGCTCCTCGGCCTCGCGCTGCAGCACGTCGGTGCACAGCACGATGTCGGCCTGGGTCGGGTCGTCCTCGCCCAGTTCCTCTTCTTCGTTGTAGGCGAAGGTGAGGACGTTGGTGGCATAGTCCTTGCCCCGGTAGGCCTTATTCAGGGCCTGGCCTTCTTCGGCATCGACGAAGCGGATGGTCAGCTCGGCCGGGCCGAGCAGGGATGCCTCGACCCAGCGCTGCAGCTTGGCTTCGGTGATCTCGCCTTCCAGGCGGTCATCGGCGAACTGGATTTCCAGTTCAAGTGGATATTTTTTTTCTTGCATTTTTCACCGGGGTCGGTTTGGGGAGGGCGCCCAGTTCCTGGACGGACATGTCTTTGTCATACGCGTCGATGATGCGCGCCACCAGCGGGTGACGCACGACGTCGGCGCTCGAAAACTGGGTGAAGGCGATGCCGCGCACGTCCTTCAGCACGTGCATGGCGTCGACCAGGCCGCTGCGCTGGGTCTTGTGCAGGTCGACCTGGGTGACGTCGCCGGTGACGACGGCCTTGCTGCCGAAGCCGATGCGGGTCAGGAACATCTTCATCTGCTCGACGGTCGTGTTCTGGGCTTCGTCCAGGATCACGAAGGCGTGATTCAGGGTGCGGCCGCGCATATAGGCCAGCGGCGCGATCTCGATCACCTGTTTTTCGAATAGTTTCTGCGTGCGGTCAAAACCGAGCAAGTCGTACAGCGCGTCATACAAAGGACGCAGGTAGGGGTCCACCTTTTGCGCCAGATCACCCGGCAGGAAGCCCAGGCGCTCGCCGGCCTCGACCGCCGGACGGGTCAGGATGATGCGCTTGACGGCGTCGCGCTCGAGGGCGTCGACGGCGCAGGCCACGGCCAGGTAGGTCTTGCCGGTGCCGGCCGGGCCGATGCCGAAGCTGATGTCGTGGTTCAGCACCGCGTTCAGGTACTGGATCTGGTGCGGCGTACGGCCGCGCAGGTCGCTGCGGCGGGTCTTGAGGATCGGGCTTTCGAGGCTTTCCGGCGCCGCTGCGGCGTCGTCTTCGCCGCTGTCGCCGGCCTTGGCTGCCGTGTCGGCCGGCGCTTCGTCAGCCCCGGCGCGCGGCTTCAGGCCGGCGCGCTGCTCGACCAGCGCCAGTTGCACCTCTTCGATCGGCACGACCTTGTTGGCGACCGCATAGAAACGTTCCAGCAATTCGACGGCGCGTTCGGCATTGGCGCCGCTGACGATGAATTTTTCTCCACGGCGGAACACCGTGACGTCGAGCGCGGCCGAGATCTGGCGCAGGTTCTCGTCGAGCGGGCCGCACAGGTGGGCGAGCCGCGTATTGTCGAGCGGCTCGGGAATGAAGTACGAGGGCAGGGTTGGCTGTGTTTTCAACTGGCTTTGGCTATCGTATCGAGGTTGGCGACGAGTTCGCCGCGCAAATAGTAATCGTGGCTGGCGGCGATGCGCACGTCGGCCAGCTGGCCGATCAGGGAAGCATTCGTCTCGTCCAGCGGGAACAGGACCACGCGGTTGTTCTCGGC
It includes:
- a CDS encoding PhoH family protein, giving the protein MKTQPTLPSYFIPEPLDNTRLAHLCGPLDENLRQISAALDVTVFRRGEKFIVSGANAERAVELLERFYAVANKVVPIEEVQLALVEQRAGLKPRAGADEAPADTAAKAGDSGEDDAAAAPESLESPILKTRRSDLRGRTPHQIQYLNAVLNHDISFGIGPAGTGKTYLAVACAVDALERDAVKRIILTRPAVEAGERLGFLPGDLAQKVDPYLRPLYDALYDLLGFDRTQKLFEKQVIEIAPLAYMRGRTLNHAFVILDEAQNTTVEQMKMFLTRIGFGSKAVVTGDVTQVDLHKTQRSGLVDAMHVLKDVRGIAFTQFSSADVVRHPLVARIIDAYDKDMSVQELGALPKPTPVKNARKKIST
- the ybeY gene encoding rRNA maturation RNase YbeY; translated protein: MQEKKYPLELEIQFADDRLEGEITEAKLQRWVEASLLGPAELTIRFVDAEEGQALNKAYRGKDYATNVLTFAYNEEEELGEDDPTQADIVLCTDVLQREAEEQKKTVEEHAAHLVVHGVLHAQGWDHENDDDAEEMEQFERDIMEVLGYPDPYAD
- a CDS encoding HlyC/CorC family transporter, whose amino-acid sequence is MPEYPSDVRPDAKPHRSLLERLTAFISPEPENRAELLEVLHDAHERNLLDADALSMIEGVFQVSDLSARDIMVPRSQMDVIDITKPIEEWMPYVLETAHSRFPAIEGERDKVVGILLAKDLLRYYAEESFDVRTKLRPAVFIPESKRLNVLLRDFRANHNHMAIVVDEYSGVAGLITIEDVLEQIVGDIEDEYDFDEEEDNIISIREGQHGPRWRIKALTEIEQFNEELGTELPDDEVDTIGGLIASHLGHMPHKGEVVDLHGLRFEILRADARQIHVLLVEQLPSVEDERD